GCGGCGACGTGCGCATCGAGCGTGCTGCGCGTGTCGACGAGCGGCAGGAAGCGGGCAGGGGCCGCCGCGTGCTGCAGCAGCGTGTCGCGCACGAGTTGTGCGTTGCTGGCTGCGTCGTCGTCCGGCACCCAGCGGTCGTCGACCAGCGTCACGTCGACGCCGGCCCAGTCGAGCGCCGCGTGCGACAGCGTGTGCAGGAACGGGCGCGGGCTCGTGCCGCCGGACACCGCGAGCGTCGGGCGCGCGGGCCCGGCGAGCGCGGCCCGCAGCGCCTCGCCGACGGCGCGCGCGAGCGCTTCGCTTTGCGCTTCCTGGGTGTCGAAAGCGTGGATCTCGATCACATCTCCTCCGGACTGCTTTGTCTGTTCAAATCGTACGAATCGTGGGGCACGTAGCCGCGTGCGATGACGTGCGCGGCTACGTTTACATCAGTTCTCTTCTTCAAGCCAGCAGGTGTCGTGCTGCGCGAGCATCGCGCTCGCCGCGGCCGGCCCCCACGTGCCCGCCGCATACGGCTTCGGCGGCTTCAGCGTGCGCGCCCATTCGTTCAGGATAGGCTCGACCCAGCGCCATGCGGCTTCCTGTTCGTCGCGACGCACGAACAGCGCGAGGCGGCCGTTGATCACGTCGAGCAGCAGGCGCTGGTACGCCTCCATCTGCCCTTCCTTGAAGAACTGGTCGAACGCGAGGTCGAGGTGCACGCTCGCGAGGTTCATCCCTTCGCCCGGCTGCTTGGCGAGGCAGTACAGGCGGATCGTCTCGTTCGGCTGCAGCCGGATCACGAGGCGGTTCGAGCCGGGGCGCAATGCCGTGGGCCCGAGCGCCGAGTGCGGCACCGGGCGGAAGTTCACGACGATCTCGGCTACGCGATCGGCAAGACGCTTGCCGGTGCGCAGGAAGAACGGCACGCCGGCCCAGCGCCAGTTCTCGATCTCGACCTTCAACGCGACGAAGGTTTCGGTCTGGCTGTCGGGCTTCACGCCCGGCTCGGTCGCATACGCCGGCACCTGCGCGCCCTTGATCACGCCCGCATGATACTGGCCGCGCACGGCCACCTTGCCGATGTCGCGCGGATCGACCGGTTTCAGCGCGCGCAGCACGCGCAGCTTCTCGTCGCGCACCGAGTCGGAATCCATCGAATGCGGCGGCTCCATCGCGACGATCGACAGCAGCTGCAGCAGGTGGTTCTGCACCATGTCGCGCAGCGCGCCCGTATTGTCGTAGAAATCGCCGCGCGCCTCGACGCCGAGTTCCTCGGCGATCGTGATCTGGATGCTCTCGACCCATTCGCGGCGCCACAGCGGCTCGAACAGCGCATTGCCGAAGCGCAGCGCGAGCAGGTTCTGCACCGGCTCCTTGCCGAGGTAGTGGTCGATCCGGTAGATCTGGCCTTCCGCGAAGATCTCGCCAACCGCGTCGTTGATCGCGTTCGACGATTTCAGGTCGTAGCCGAGCGGCTTCTCGAGCACGATGCGCGAGCCTTCGTTCAGGCCGACCGACGCGAGCGCCTTGCAGATCGGCACGAACAGCGACGGGCCCGTCGCGAGGTAGAACACGCGGATGCCGGGCAGCGATGCGATCGCGTCGCGCAGCACGACGTAGTCTTCCGCGCGGCCGAGGTCGAGCTTCACGTACTCGATGCGATCGAGGAAGGACTTCCACGCGGCTTCGTCGAACGCCTTGCCGGCGGCTTTCTCCGCATGCGGCTTCACGTGCGTGTCGACCCACTCGAGATAACCCGCCCGATCCGATTCATGTCGTGCCACGGCGATGATCCGGCCGCTCTCCGCCAGCATGTTCGCGCGGTGCGCTTCGAACAGCGCGGGCAGGATCTTGCGCATCGACAGATCGCCGGTGCCGCCGAAAAGTACGAAGGTAAAGCTGGAATCGGTATGCATGTGTCTCCGCCGTGTTGGGGGTGCTGGGAAGCGATCCGTAGTGCGATAAAAATATTTTTGACACTGAATTGTAGTTTAACTACAATCCGCCGCAAGGGGTAGCACCTGGGTGAAGAAAAAAAGAAGTGCGGTCGATGAACTGCGCGAGCTTCACCTTCGGGAGCGCCTTGTGCCGAATGTTATCGGACATTGGCGGCGCACATCGTCCGCGCGCCGTCGGCCCCGGGCTCGCGTCGCATCATCGCGGCGGGCCAGAAACACAAAGAGGAGACACGCCGTTGAATCTCGATTCACGCTTTCTGTAAGAGCCCGGCCGGTCATCGGCCCCGTACGCTGCATGCGTCCCGCGGCTCGATTTCCCCGTCGTTATCAAGAAGCCGGTTCCCGGTCAGGGAACCTCACGAGTTGATTCAGTCTGGAGGAGATAAGTAATGAAAGTTCGCTCGATCATGGGTGCGCTCTGCGCCGCGGGTCTGATGGCTGGCGCCGTGGCGGCGCAGGCGGCCGAGAATGTAACCGTGCTGCACTGGTGGACCTCGGGTGGCGAGTCGAAGGCCGTCGGCGTGCTGAAGGACGACGTGCAGAAGCAGGGCTACGTGTGGAAGGACTTCGCGGTCGCGGGCGGCGCCGGCGCCGCGGCGATGACTGCACTGAAGACCAAGGTGATCAGCGGCGACGCACCGTCGGCCGCGCAGATCAAGGGCCCGCTTATCCAGGACTGGGCCGATCAGGGCGTGCTCGTCAACATCGATTCCGCTGCCGGCGACTGGAAGCAGAACCTGCCGCCGGAAATCGACAAGATCATCAAGTACAAGGGCCATACCGTCGCCGCGCCGTTCTCGGTGCACCGCGTGAACTGGCTGTACATCAACAAGGCCGCGCTCGACAAGGTCGGCGCGAAGGTGCCGACCACCTGGCCCGAATTCTTCGCGGTGGCCGACAAGCTGAAGGCCGCGGGCATCCAGCCGGTCGCGATGGGCGGCCAGCCGTGGCAGGACCTGACGCTGTGGGAAGACGTCGTGCTGTCGCAGGGTCCGGCGTTCTACAAGAAGGCGCTGGTCGACCTCGACCAGGCGACGCTGACGTCGCCGCAGATGCTGTCCGTGTTCGACACGGTGCGCAAGATCCAGGGCTACTTCGATACCGGCCGTAATGGCCGCGACTGGAACCTCGCGACCGCGATGGTCATCAACGGCAAGGCCGGCATGCAGTTCATGGGCGACTGGGCGAAGGGCGAGTTCGAGAACGCCGGCAAGAAGGCGGGCAAGGACTACATCTGCGCAGCGGTGCCGGGCACCGCAAACTCGTACACGTTCAACGTCGACTCGTTCGTGTTCTTCCAGCAGAAGGGCGAGAAGGCCGCGACGCCGGGCCAGCTCGCGCTCGCGAAGACGATCATGACGCCGGACTTCCAGGAGCAGTTCAGCCTGCTGAAGGGTTCGGTGCCGGTGCGCCTCGGCGTGAAGATGGACAAGTTCGACGACTGCGCGAAGAAGTCGTACGCCGACGAGCAGACCGCGATCAAGTCGGGCGGCTTCGTGCCGTCGCTCGCGCACGGGATGGCGCAAAGCGACGCGACCGCCGGCGCGATCACGGACGTCGTGACGAAGTTCATGAACTCGCAGCAGGATTCGAAGAGCGCGGTCGCCGCGCTCGCGAAGGCCGCGAAGGTCAAGTAACGCGCGACAGGCGCCCGGCCGGAAGCGCTTCGTCGGCCGGGCGTTTTTGCATGTGCAGCAAACGGGCTCGCCCGCGGGCCCGTGCCGTACCTGGCGCCGGCCCGGCCTGCGTCGCC
The DNA window shown above is from Burkholderia cepacia and carries:
- the zwf gene encoding glucose-6-phosphate dehydrogenase, translating into MHTDSSFTFVLFGGTGDLSMRKILPALFEAHRANMLAESGRIIAVARHESDRAGYLEWVDTHVKPHAEKAAGKAFDEAAWKSFLDRIEYVKLDLGRAEDYVVLRDAIASLPGIRVFYLATGPSLFVPICKALASVGLNEGSRIVLEKPLGYDLKSSNAINDAVGEIFAEGQIYRIDHYLGKEPVQNLLALRFGNALFEPLWRREWVESIQITIAEELGVEARGDFYDNTGALRDMVQNHLLQLLSIVAMEPPHSMDSDSVRDEKLRVLRALKPVDPRDIGKVAVRGQYHAGVIKGAQVPAYATEPGVKPDSQTETFVALKVEIENWRWAGVPFFLRTGKRLADRVAEIVVNFRPVPHSALGPTALRPGSNRLVIRLQPNETIRLYCLAKQPGEGMNLASVHLDLAFDQFFKEGQMEAYQRLLLDVINGRLALFVRRDEQEAAWRWVEPILNEWARTLKPPKPYAAGTWGPAAASAMLAQHDTCWLEEEN
- the pgl gene encoding 6-phosphogluconolactonase; this translates as MIEIHAFDTQEAQSEALARAVGEALRAALAGPARPTLAVSGGTSPRPFLHTLSHAALDWAGVDVTLVDDRWVPDDDAASNAQLVRDTLLQHAAAPARFLPLVDTRSTLDAHVAALNANADYRVPTVAVLGMGEDGHTASIFADAPEWDHAITTPERFVAVHPGAAPHARVSYSLDALKRVDRLFLLIAGDRKRDVLDAAAASLQKNAISQLANDKGTQLDVYWCAK
- a CDS encoding ABC transporter substrate-binding protein — translated: MKVRSIMGALCAAGLMAGAVAAQAAENVTVLHWWTSGGESKAVGVLKDDVQKQGYVWKDFAVAGGAGAAAMTALKTKVISGDAPSAAQIKGPLIQDWADQGVLVNIDSAAGDWKQNLPPEIDKIIKYKGHTVAAPFSVHRVNWLYINKAALDKVGAKVPTTWPEFFAVADKLKAAGIQPVAMGGQPWQDLTLWEDVVLSQGPAFYKKALVDLDQATLTSPQMLSVFDTVRKIQGYFDTGRNGRDWNLATAMVINGKAGMQFMGDWAKGEFENAGKKAGKDYICAAVPGTANSYTFNVDSFVFFQQKGEKAATPGQLALAKTIMTPDFQEQFSLLKGSVPVRLGVKMDKFDDCAKKSYADEQTAIKSGGFVPSLAHGMAQSDATAGAITDVVTKFMNSQQDSKSAVAALAKAAKVK